The following are encoded together in the Gemmatimonadota bacterium genome:
- a CDS encoding DUF3108 domain-containing protein produces the protein MSSAPHRFPPRRRRLRAMLAGGLLAVATQGAVGAPTSLAAQTAAGGAARPLAFGIGESMVYDVKYGMFNVGTARMEVVGLDTLRGRRVWHTKLEISGGIPGYRVHDVLESWIDVETFNSLRHRQETVEGKRERTKVYEIYPERGVFREDAKPERPTVANPLDEGAFIFFVRNQPLEVGRTYDYPRYFIPDRNPVTVIAARREKLTVPAGTFQTIVIKPIIKSKGVFSKNGRAEIWFTDDERRLMVRMETHVVFGTISLQLREFSQGATP, from the coding sequence ATGTCGTCCGCTCCCCATCGCTTCCCGCCCCGTCGCCGCCGCCTGCGAGCCATGCTCGCGGGGGGACTGCTGGCCGTGGCGACGCAGGGAGCGGTTGGCGCGCCAACTTCGCTGGCGGCGCAGACGGCGGCTGGGGGGGCGGCACGCCCGCTCGCCTTCGGGATCGGCGAGTCGATGGTGTACGACGTGAAGTACGGGATGTTCAACGTCGGGACCGCGCGCATGGAGGTGGTGGGGCTCGACACGTTGCGCGGCCGCCGGGTGTGGCACACCAAGCTCGAGATCAGCGGCGGGATTCCGGGCTATCGCGTGCATGACGTCCTGGAGAGCTGGATCGACGTCGAGACGTTCAACTCGTTGCGCCATCGGCAGGAAACGGTCGAGGGGAAGCGCGAGCGGACGAAAGTCTACGAGATCTACCCCGAGCGCGGTGTCTTTCGCGAGGACGCCAAGCCCGAGCGGCCCACGGTCGCCAATCCGCTCGACGAAGGGGCGTTCATCTTCTTCGTGCGCAACCAACCGCTGGAGGTTGGCCGCACGTACGACTACCCGCGCTACTTCATCCCCGACCGCAACCCGGTCACGGTGATCGCTGCGCGGCGCGAGAAGCTCACCGTCCCGGCCGGGACCTTCCAGACGATCGTCATCAAGCCGATCATCAAGTCCAAGGGGGTCTTCTCGAAGAACGGGCGCGCCGAGATCTGGTTCACCGACGACGAGCGCCGCCTGATGGTGCGCATGGAGACGCACGTGGTCTTCGGGACGATCTCGTTGCAGCTGCGGGAGTTCTCGCAGGGCGCCACGCCCTGA
- a CDS encoding potassium channel protein has product MSAHLDHRSAAVLAAQARLRKGILVLLLIIAAGIIGYRQLEGWTVVDALYMTITTLTTVGFMEVHPLSDAGRLFTIVILITGVGTFFFIAGTFTEYVIGGSLTGVVRSRRMQRQIDAMTGHQIVCGYGRVGEQVALDLEEDGLQVVVVERDPSALQRLGDRFPCVTGDATDEAVLARAGIARAAGLVAASGEDTANIVITLTARGMNGTLQIVARGGADEAASKLMRAGANQVISPYRLAGRRIAAQLQSPRVSDFLDLVMHSRDVEVWLREVTVRPKSRLDGRPLAECRLADELGVTLLAVSEGGSGHLLTSPPATLSLGADDILIVLGTTEQLRRLNVLAGNAS; this is encoded by the coding sequence ATGAGCGCTCACCTCGACCACCGATCGGCCGCCGTCCTCGCCGCGCAGGCCCGCCTGCGCAAGGGGATCCTCGTGCTGCTGCTGATCATCGCCGCCGGCATTATCGGTTACCGGCAGCTTGAGGGGTGGACGGTCGTCGACGCGCTCTACATGACGATCACGACGCTCACCACGGTGGGCTTCATGGAGGTGCACCCACTCAGCGATGCTGGGCGCCTCTTCACCATCGTCATCCTCATCACTGGGGTCGGGACCTTCTTCTTCATCGCCGGCACGTTCACCGAATACGTGATCGGCGGCTCGCTCACCGGCGTGGTCAGGAGCCGACGCATGCAACGACAGATCGATGCGATGACCGGGCACCAGATCGTCTGTGGCTACGGTCGCGTGGGAGAGCAGGTTGCGCTCGACCTGGAGGAAGACGGGCTGCAGGTCGTGGTGGTGGAGAGGGATCCCTCTGCGCTCCAGCGCCTGGGCGATCGCTTCCCCTGCGTCACCGGCGACGCAACCGACGAAGCGGTCCTCGCCCGCGCCGGGATCGCGCGCGCGGCGGGGCTCGTAGCTGCCTCTGGAGAAGACACCGCGAACATCGTCATCACCCTCACCGCGCGCGGCATGAACGGCACGCTGCAGATCGTCGCCCGCGGCGGCGCCGACGAAGCGGCGAGCAAGCTGATGCGAGCCGGTGCCAATCAGGTGATTTCGCCCTACCGGCTCGCCGGTCGCCGCATCGCCGCGCAGCTCCAGAGCCCGCGCGTCAGCGACTTCCTCGACCTCGTCATGCACTCCCGCGACGTGGAAGTCTGGCTGCGCGAGGTGACGGTTCGCCCGAAGAGCCGGCTGGACGGGCGTCCCCTGGCCGAGTGCCGTCTCGCCGACGAACTCGGCGTCACGCTGCTCGCCGTGAGCGAAGGCGGGAGCGGGCACCTGCTCACGTCTCCCCCGGCGACGCTCTCGCTCGGCGCCGACGACATCCTCATCGTCCTCGGAACCACGGAGCAGCTGCGCCGCCTCAACGTCCTCGCGGGAAACGCGTCGTGA
- the tesB gene encoding acyl-CoA thioesterase II, which yields MSAASADLLALLDLEPLEVNIYRGSNRDVGTGRVFGGQVFAQALVAARRTVEGEREAHSVHGYFILPGDLNAPIVYFVDRLRDGNSFTTRRVTAIQHGQAIFNLSASFHIAEPGLEHQEGMPEVVPPESLAPELSLIREMADRIPESLRPVLTQDRPIDFRPVVPNDPFRAEVRPPVRHVWFRAAGPLPDDALTHQAVLAYASDYGLLPTALGPHGIAFRTKGLQMASLDHSLWMHRPFRTDEWLLYVMDSPAAAGARGFVRGSIFTRDGVLVASVAQEGLMRIRTPK from the coding sequence ATGTCCGCTGCATCGGCTGACCTCCTCGCCCTCCTCGACCTCGAGCCGCTCGAGGTCAACATCTATCGCGGCAGCAATCGCGATGTCGGGACGGGACGCGTCTTCGGCGGCCAGGTCTTTGCCCAGGCACTCGTGGCGGCACGCCGCACCGTGGAGGGCGAACGCGAGGCCCACTCGGTGCACGGCTACTTCATCCTCCCCGGCGACCTCAACGCACCCATCGTCTACTTCGTCGATCGCCTGCGCGACGGCAACTCCTTCACCACGCGTCGCGTCACCGCCATCCAGCACGGCCAGGCGATCTTCAACCTCTCGGCCTCCTTCCACATCGCCGAGCCAGGGCTCGAGCACCAGGAGGGAATGCCCGAGGTCGTCCCCCCGGAGTCGCTCGCCCCCGAACTCTCGCTCATCCGTGAGATGGCCGATCGCATCCCCGAATCGCTGCGCCCCGTCCTCACGCAGGATCGTCCCATCGACTTCCGCCCGGTCGTCCCGAACGACCCGTTCCGCGCCGAGGTGCGCCCGCCCGTTCGACACGTCTGGTTCCGCGCCGCTGGGCCGCTCCCCGACGACGCGCTCACGCATCAGGCCGTGCTGGCCTACGCCTCGGACTACGGGCTCCTCCCAACCGCCCTCGGCCCCCACGGGATCGCCTTTCGTACCAAAGGGCTGCAGATGGCGTCGCTCGATCACTCACTCTGGATGCATCGCCCCTTCCGCACCGACGAGTGGTTGCTGTATGTGATGGACAGTCCCGCTGCGGCGGGGGCGCGCGGTTTCGTGCGCGGCTCGATCTTCACCCGCGACGGCGTGCTGGTGGCGTCGGTTGCGCAGGAAGGACTCATGCGCATTCGCACGCCGAAGTGA